One stretch of Streptococcus australis DNA includes these proteins:
- the lacG gene encoding 6-phospho-beta-galactosidase, with product MSKTLPKDFIFGGATAAYQAEGATHTDGKGPVAWDKYLKDNYWYTAEPASDFYHKYPVDLKLAEEYGVNGIRISIAWSRIFPTGYGKVNDKGVEFYHNLFAECHNRHVEPFVTLHHFDTPEALHSNGDFLNRENIDHFVDYAAFCFEEFPEVNYWTTFNEIGPIGDGQYLVGKFPPGIQYDLAKVFQSHHNMMVSHARAVKLFKDKGYKGEIGVVHALPTKYPLDPDNPADVRAAELEDIIHNKFILDATYLGRYSEETMEGVNHILAVNGGSLDLREEDFAVLEAAKDLNDFLGINYYMSDWMQAFDGETEIIHNGKGEKGSSKYQIKGVGRRVAPDYVPRTDWDWIIYPQGLYDQIMRVKKDYPNYKKIYITENGLGYKDEFVDGTVYDDGRIDYVKKHMEVIADAISDGANVKGYFIWSLMDVFSWSNGYEKRYGLFYVDFETQERYPKKSAHWYKKLAETQIIE from the coding sequence ATGTCAAAAACATTACCAAAAGACTTTATTTTTGGCGGAGCAACAGCAGCCTACCAAGCAGAAGGTGCTACACATACCGATGGAAAAGGACCAGTTGCCTGGGACAAATACCTCAAAGATAACTACTGGTACACTGCTGAACCAGCCAGTGATTTCTATCACAAATACCCAGTTGACCTCAAACTTGCAGAAGAGTATGGTGTCAATGGTATCCGTATTTCAATCGCTTGGTCACGTATCTTTCCAACTGGTTATGGGAAGGTTAATGACAAGGGGGTTGAGTTCTATCATAATCTATTTGCAGAGTGCCACAACCGTCATGTTGAGCCCTTTGTAACTCTTCATCACTTTGATACGCCAGAAGCTCTACATTCAAATGGAGACTTCCTGAATAGAGAAAACATTGATCACTTTGTGGATTATGCAGCCTTCTGTTTTGAAGAATTTCCTGAAGTCAACTATTGGACAACCTTTAATGAAATTGGGCCGATAGGAGATGGTCAGTATTTGGTTGGGAAATTCCCTCCAGGTATTCAGTACGACCTTGCCAAAGTCTTCCAATCTCATCACAATATGATGGTGTCGCATGCGCGTGCAGTAAAACTTTTCAAGGATAAGGGATATAAGGGTGAAATTGGTGTGGTTCATGCACTGCCTACTAAGTATCCTCTGGATCCAGATAATCCAGCAGATGTTCGTGCAGCCGAGTTAGAAGATATCATTCACAATAAATTTATTTTGGATGCGACTTATCTAGGACGATATTCCGAAGAAACGATGGAAGGTGTCAACCATATCTTAGCAGTCAATGGTGGAAGTTTAGATCTGCGTGAAGAAGACTTCGCTGTGCTAGAAGCTGCAAAAGACCTGAATGACTTCCTTGGAATTAACTACTACATGAGTGATTGGATGCAAGCCTTTGATGGCGAAACAGAAATCATTCATAACGGTAAGGGTGAAAAAGGAAGCTCTAAGTATCAGATTAAGGGAGTTGGACGTCGAGTGGCGCCTGACTATGTCCCACGTACGGACTGGGACTGGATTATCTATCCTCAAGGTTTGTATGATCAAATCATGCGCGTGAAGAAAGATTACCCAAATTACAAGAAAATCTACATCACAGAGAATGGTCTCGGATACAAAGATGAGTTTGTGGATGGGACAGTCTACGATGATGGACGGATTGATTATGTAAAGAAACACATGGAAGTGATTGCAGATGCAATCTCTGATGGAGCCAATGTCAAAGGCTACTTTATCTGGTCGTTGATGGATGTCTTTTCTTGGTCAAATGGTTACGAAAAGCGTTACGGCCTCTTCTATGTTGATTTTGAGACCCAGGAGCGCTATCCCAAGAAATCAGCTCACTGGTACAAAAAACTAGCTGAGACACAGATTATCGAGTAA
- a CDS encoding DeoR/GlpR family DNA-binding transcription regulator: protein MLKQEKLDSILETVNTKGTITVKEIMTRLDVSDMTARRYLQELADKDLLVRVHGGAEKLRTGSLLNNERSNVEKQGLQIAEKQEISRFAGHLIDEGETIFIGPGTTLECFARELPIDNIRVVTNSLPVFLILNERKLTDLILIGGNYRSITGAFVGTLTLQDLTNLQFSKAFVSCNGIKDKAIATFSEEEGEVQRIALNNANKKYLLADHSKFNKFDFYTFYNISEIDTIVSDSKLSQETFEDLSKQTTILLSKP, encoded by the coding sequence ATGCTGAAGCAAGAAAAACTAGATAGTATTTTAGAAACAGTGAATACTAAAGGAACCATTACCGTAAAAGAAATCATGACGCGTCTGGATGTATCAGATATGACAGCTCGTCGCTACTTACAAGAATTGGCAGATAAAGATTTACTGGTCCGTGTGCATGGTGGTGCTGAAAAACTTCGTACAGGTTCTCTCTTAAACAACGAACGCTCAAACGTCGAAAAACAAGGCTTGCAGATTGCTGAAAAACAAGAAATCAGCCGTTTTGCGGGTCATTTGATTGACGAAGGTGAAACTATTTTTATCGGACCAGGTACGACCTTAGAATGCTTTGCTCGTGAGCTCCCAATTGATAATATTCGTGTCGTAACAAACAGTCTTCCTGTTTTTCTCATCCTAAACGAACGAAAACTAACAGATCTGATTTTGATTGGTGGAAACTATCGCTCTATCACTGGTGCTTTTGTAGGGACACTCACCTTGCAGGATTTGACCAACCTTCAGTTTTCTAAAGCGTTTGTAAGTTGTAATGGTATTAAGGATAAGGCAATTGCTACCTTCAGTGAAGAAGAGGGCGAGGTACAACGAATCGCCTTGAATAATGCCAATAAAAAATACTTACTGGCAGACCACAGTAAGTTTAATAAGTTTGATTTTTACACTTTCTACAATATCTCAGAGATTGATACCATCGTTTCAGATTCCAAACTGAGTCAGGAGACATTTGAAGATCTGTCGAAACAAACAACCATTCTTTTATCAAAACCATAA
- the nrdF gene encoding class 1b ribonucleoside-diphosphate reductase subunit beta, whose translation METYYKAINWNAIEDVIDKSTWEKLTEQFWLDTRIPLSNDLDDWRKLSNKEKDLVGKVFGGLTLLDTMQSETGVQALRADIRTPHEEAVFNNIQFMESVHAKSYSSIFSTLNTKAEIEEIFEWTNTNPYLQRKAEIINEIYLNGSPLEKKVASVFLETFLFYSGFFTPLYYLGNNKLANVAEIIKLIIRDESVHGTYIGYKFQVGFNELPEEEQEKLKEWMYDLLYTLYENEEGYTESLYDGVGWTEEVKTFLRYNANKALMNLGQDPLFPDSADDVNPIVMNGISTGTSNHDFFSQVGNGYLLGEVEAMQDEDYNYGLD comes from the coding sequence ATGGAAACTTACTACAAAGCTATTAACTGGAATGCCATCGAAGATGTCATCGACAAATCAACTTGGGAAAAGCTGACGGAGCAATTCTGGCTCGATACGCGTATCCCCTTGTCAAATGACCTAGACGACTGGAGAAAACTATCAAACAAAGAAAAAGACTTAGTAGGAAAAGTCTTTGGTGGTTTGACCCTTTTGGATACTATGCAATCTGAAACAGGGGTTCAAGCCCTTCGCGCAGACATCCGTACACCGCATGAGGAAGCTGTTTTCAACAATATCCAGTTTATGGAATCTGTCCACGCAAAATCTTACTCTTCTATCTTTTCAACCTTGAATACCAAGGCTGAAATCGAAGAAATCTTTGAATGGACCAACACTAACCCCTACCTACAAAGAAAAGCGGAAATTATCAATGAAATCTACCTCAATGGTAGCCCCCTTGAAAAGAAAGTTGCCAGTGTCTTTCTTGAAACCTTCCTCTTCTACTCTGGTTTCTTCACCCCACTTTACTATCTCGGTAATAACAAACTTGCCAATGTTGCGGAAATCATCAAGTTGATTATCCGTGATGAATCTGTTCACGGAACCTACATTGGTTACAAATTCCAAGTTGGTTTTAATGAATTACCTGAAGAGGAGCAAGAAAAACTCAAAGAATGGATGTACGACCTGCTCTATACCCTCTATGAGAACGAAGAGGGCTATACAGAAAGTCTCTATGACGGTGTTGGTTGGACTGAAGAAGTCAAAACCTTCCTTCGCTACAATGCCAATAAGGCTCTGATGAATCTTGGACAAGATCCTCTCTTCCCAGATTCAGCTGATGATGTCAATCCTATCGTCATGAACGGAATCTCAACAGGAACTTCTAACCACGACTTCTTCTCTCAAGTCGGAAATGGTTACCTCCTTGGGGAAGTTGAAGCAATGCAAGACGAAGATTACAACTACGGTTTAGACTAA
- the nrdE gene encoding class 1b ribonucleoside-diphosphate reductase subunit alpha gives MGLKHLEDVTYFRLNNEINRPVNGQIMLHKDKEALDAFFKENVVPNTMVFDSITDKINYLIEHNYIETAFIKKYRPEFLEELHQFIKDQNFQFKSFMAAYKFYNQYALKTNDGEYYLESMEDRVFFNALYFADGDEAIATDIANEIIHQRYQPATPSFLNAGRARRGELVSCFLIQVTDDMNSIGRSINSALQLSRIGGGVGISLSNLREAGAPIKGYEGAASGVVPVMKLFEDSFSYSNQLGQRQGAGVVYLNVFHPDIIAFLSTKKENADEKVRVKTLSLGVVVPDKFYELARKNEEMYLFSPYSVELEYGVPFNYIDITEKYDELVANPNIRKTKIKARDLETEISKLQQESGYPYVVNIDTANRANPVEGKIIMSNLCSEILQVQEPSLINDAQEFLQMGTDVSCNLGSTNVVNMMTSPDFGRSIRAMVRALTFVTDSSHIVAVPTIDHGNSLAHTFGLGAMGLHSYLAQQLIEYGSPESVEFTSIYFMLMNYWTLVESNNIARERGITFHNFEKSDYANGSYFDKYVTGEFLPKSDRVKELFKDVFIPSAADWAELRDKVQADGLYHQNRLAVAPNGSISYINDVSASIHPITQRIEERQEKKIGKIYYPAAGLSTDTIPYYTSAYDMDMRKVIDVYAAATEHVDQGLSLTLFMRSDIPKDLYEWKKENKQTTRDLSILRNYAFNKGIKSIYYVRTFTDDGGEVGANQCESCVI, from the coding sequence ATGGGATTAAAACATCTTGAGGACGTGACCTACTTCCGTCTCAATAACGAAATTAACCGTCCTGTTAATGGACAAATCATGCTTCATAAAGATAAAGAAGCCTTGGATGCTTTCTTTAAAGAAAATGTAGTTCCAAACACTATGGTTTTTGATTCAATCACTGATAAAATCAACTACCTCATTGAACACAACTACATTGAAACAGCATTTATCAAGAAATACCGCCCAGAATTCTTGGAAGAATTGCATCAATTTATCAAGGACCAAAACTTTCAATTCAAGTCTTTCATGGCTGCCTATAAGTTCTATAATCAATACGCCTTGAAGACTAATGACGGTGAATATTACCTTGAAAGCATGGAAGACCGTGTCTTCTTTAATGCACTTTACTTTGCTGACGGAGATGAAGCGATTGCGACTGATATTGCCAATGAAATCATCCACCAACGCTACCAACCAGCTACTCCTTCCTTTTTGAACGCAGGTCGTGCTCGTCGTGGGGAGTTGGTATCTTGTTTCTTGATTCAAGTAACTGATGACATGAACTCTATCGGACGTTCTATCAACTCTGCTCTTCAACTTTCACGTATCGGTGGTGGTGTGGGAATTTCCCTCAGCAACCTTCGTGAAGCTGGAGCTCCTATCAAAGGCTATGAAGGAGCAGCATCTGGTGTCGTACCAGTTATGAAGCTTTTTGAAGACAGCTTCTCTTACTCAAACCAACTCGGGCAACGTCAAGGTGCTGGGGTTGTCTACCTCAACGTCTTTCACCCAGATATCATCGCTTTCCTTTCAACTAAGAAAGAAAATGCTGATGAAAAAGTTCGGGTTAAGACTCTCTCACTCGGTGTTGTAGTACCTGATAAATTCTACGAATTGGCTCGTAAAAATGAAGAAATGTACCTCTTCAGTCCATACTCTGTAGAGCTTGAGTACGGTGTGCCATTCAACTATATCGACATCACTGAAAAATATGATGAACTAGTAGCAAATCCAAATATCCGCAAGACAAAAATCAAGGCGCGTGATTTGGAAACTGAAATTTCTAAATTGCAACAAGAATCTGGCTATCCTTATGTAGTCAACATTGATACAGCTAACCGTGCAAATCCAGTTGAGGGTAAGATTATCATGAGTAACTTGTGTTCTGAGATTCTTCAAGTTCAAGAACCAAGTTTGATCAACGATGCTCAAGAATTCCTTCAAATGGGAACGGACGTTTCATGTAACCTTGGTTCAACCAACGTGGTCAACATGATGACTTCACCTGACTTTGGTCGTTCAATTCGTGCCATGGTTCGTGCTTTGACTTTCGTTACAGATAGTTCACACATCGTAGCTGTACCTACTATCGACCACGGAAATAGCTTGGCCCACACCTTTGGTCTTGGTGCCATGGGACTTCATAGCTATCTAGCGCAACAACTCATCGAATATGGATCACCTGAGTCTGTTGAATTCACTAGCATCTACTTTATGCTTATGAACTACTGGACCTTGGTAGAATCTAATAACATCGCGCGTGAACGTGGTATCACCTTCCACAACTTTGAAAAATCAGACTATGCTAACGGAAGCTACTTCGATAAGTATGTGACAGGCGAATTCCTTCCAAAATCAGACCGTGTCAAAGAGCTCTTCAAAGATGTCTTTATCCCTAGTGCTGCTGACTGGGCTGAACTTCGTGACAAGGTTCAAGCAGATGGACTTTATCACCAAAACCGTCTTGCTGTTGCTCCAAATGGTTCTATCAGCTACATCAACGACGTTTCCGCTTCTATCCACCCGATTACGCAACGTATCGAAGAACGTCAAGAAAAGAAAATCGGTAAAATCTACTACCCTGCTGCTGGCTTGTCAACAGATACTATCCCTTACTACACTTCTGCTTACGACATGGATATGCGTAAGGTGATTGATGTTTACGCTGCTGCTACTGAACACGTGGACCAAGGGCTTTCACTCACTCTCTTTATGCGTAGTGACATTCCAAAAGATCTTTACGAATGGAAGAAAGAAAACAAACAAACGACACGTGACTTGTCAATCCTTCGTAACTATGCCTTTAACAAGGGTATCAAGTCTATCTACTACGTCCGTACCTTTACAGACGACGGTGGAGAAGTCGGTGCTAACCAATGTGAAAGCTGTGTGATTTAA
- the nrdH gene encoding glutaredoxin-like protein NrdH — protein sequence MVTVYSKNNCVQCKMTKRFLDSNNVAYREINLDEQPEYIDQVKELGFSAAPVIQTPTEVFSGFQPEKLKQLA from the coding sequence ATGGTAACGGTTTATTCTAAAAATAATTGTGTACAATGTAAAATGACCAAACGTTTCTTGGACAGCAACAATGTCGCTTATCGTGAGATCAATCTCGACGAGCAACCTGAGTACATCGATCAAGTTAAAGAGCTCGGTTTCAGCGCAGCTCCTGTTATCCAAACACCAACTGAAGTCTTTTCAGGTTTCCAACCAGAAAAACTGAAACAATTAGCATAA
- a CDS encoding phosphocarrier protein HPr: MASKDFHVVAETGIHARPATLLVQTASKFASDITLEYKGKSVNLKSIMGVMSLGVGQGADVTISAEGADADDAIAAISETMEKEGLA; this comes from the coding sequence ATGGCTTCTAAAGATTTCCACGTAGTGGCAGAAACAGGTATCCACGCACGTCCAGCAACATTGTTGGTACAAACAGCTAGCAAATTTGCTTCAGATATCACTCTTGAGTACAAAGGTAAATCAGTAAACCTTAAATCTATCATGGGTGTTATGAGTCTTGGTGTTGGCCAAGGCGCTGACGTTACAATTTCAGCTGAAGGTGCAGATGCTGACGATGCAATCGCTGCTATCTCAGAAACAATGGAAAAAGAAGGATTGGCATAA
- the ptsP gene encoding phosphoenolpyruvate--protein phosphotransferase — MTEMLKGIAASDGVAVAKAYLLVQPDLSFETVTVEDTNAEEARLDVALKASQDELSVIREKAVGTLGEEAAQVFDAHLMVLADPEMISQIKETIRAKKVNAEAGLKEVTDMFITIFEGMEDNPYMQERAADIRDVTKRVLANLLGKKLPNPASINEEVIVIAHDLTPSDTAQLDKNFVKAFVTNIGGRTSHSAIMARTLEIAAVLGTNNITEIVKDGDILAVNGITGEVIINPTDEQAAEFKAAGEAYAKQKAEWALLKDAKTVTADGKHFELAANIGTPKDVEGVNDNGAEAVGLYRTEFLYMDSQDFPTEDEQYEAYKAVLEGMNGKPVVVRTMDIGGDKELPYFDMPHEMNPFLGFRALRISISETGDAMFRTQIRALLRASVHGQLRIMFPMVALLKEFRAAKAVFDEEKANLLAEGVAVADNIQVGIMIEIPAAAMLADQFAKEVDFFSIGTNDLIQYTMAADRMNEQVSYLYQPYNPSILRLINNVIKAAHAEGKWAGMCGEMAGDQQAVPLLVGMGLDEFSMSATSVLRTRSLMKKLDTAKMEEYANRALTECSTMEEVLELQKEYVNFD; from the coding sequence ATGACAGAAATGCTTAAAGGAATCGCAGCATCAGACGGTGTTGCAGTTGCAAAAGCATATCTACTCGTTCAACCGGATTTGTCATTTGAGACTGTTACAGTCGAAGATACAAACGCAGAAGAAGCTCGCCTTGATGTCGCTCTAAAAGCATCACAAGACGAGCTTTCTGTTATTCGTGAGAAAGCAGTAGGTACGCTCGGTGAAGAAGCTGCTCAAGTATTTGACGCTCACTTAATGGTTCTTGCTGACCCAGAAATGATCAGCCAAATCAAAGAAACAATCCGTGCTAAGAAAGTGAATGCAGAAGCAGGTCTGAAAGAAGTGACAGACATGTTTATCACTATCTTTGAGGGTATGGAAGACAACCCATACATGCAAGAACGTGCGGCGGATATCCGCGACGTGACAAAACGTGTATTGGCAAATCTTCTTGGTAAAAAATTGCCAAACCCAGCTTCTATCAATGAAGAAGTAATCGTCATTGCACATGACTTGACTCCTTCTGATACAGCTCAATTGGACAAAAACTTTGTAAAAGCTTTTGTAACCAACATCGGTGGACGTACAAGCCACTCAGCTATCATGGCACGTACACTTGAAATTGCTGCTGTATTGGGTACAAACAACATCACTGAAATCGTTAAAGACGGTGACATCCTTGCCGTTAACGGAATCACTGGTGAGGTTATTATCAACCCAACTGATGAGCAAGCAGCAGAATTCAAGGCAGCTGGTGAAGCTTATGCGAAGCAAAAAGCTGAATGGGCTCTCTTGAAAGATGCCAAAACAGTAACTGCTGATGGTAAACACTTTGAATTGGCTGCCAACATCGGTACTCCAAAAGACGTCGAAGGTGTCAATGACAATGGTGCTGAAGCTGTCGGTCTTTACCGTACAGAGTTCTTGTACATGGATTCTCAAGACTTCCCAACAGAAGACGAGCAGTACGAAGCTTACAAGGCTGTACTTGAAGGAATGAACGGTAAACCTGTTGTCGTTCGTACAATGGATATCGGTGGAGATAAGGAACTTCCTTACTTCGATATGCCTCACGAAATGAACCCATTCCTTGGATTCCGTGCCCTTCGTATCTCTATCTCTGAGACTGGAGATGCTATGTTCCGCACACAAATCCGTGCCCTTCTTCGTGCGTCTGTTCACGGTCAATTGCGTATCATGTTCCCAATGGTTGCGCTCTTGAAAGAATTCCGTGCAGCTAAAGCAGTCTTTGACGAAGAAAAAGCAAACCTTCTTGCTGAAGGAGTTGCAGTTGCGGATAATATCCAAGTTGGTATCATGATCGAAATCCCTGCAGCAGCCATGCTTGCAGACCAATTTGCTAAAGAAGTTGACTTCTTCTCAATTGGTACAAATGACTTGATCCAATACACAATGGCAGCAGACCGTATGAACGAGCAAGTTTCATACCTTTACCAACCATACAACCCATCAATCCTACGTTTGATCAACAACGTTATCAAAGCAGCTCACGCTGAAGGTAAATGGGCTGGTATGTGTGGTGAGATGGCTGGTGACCAACAAGCTGTTCCACTTCTTGTCGGAATGGGCTTGGATGAGTTCTCTATGTCAGCAACATCTGTACTTCGTACACGTAGCTTGATGAAGAAATTGGATACAGCTAAGATGGAAGAGTACGCAAACCGTGCCCTTACAGAATGCTCAACAATGGAAGAAGTTCTTGAACTTCAAAAAGAATACGTTAATTTTGATTAA
- a CDS encoding pneumococcal-type histidine triad protein encodes MKINKKYLAGSAAALILSVCSYELGLYQARTVKENNRVSYIDGKQATQKTENLTPDEVSKKEGINAEQIVIKITDQGYVTSHGDHYHYYNGKVPYDAIFSEELLMKDPNYRLKDEDIVNEVKGGYVIKVDGKYYVYLKDAAHADNVRTKEEINRQKQEHSQHREGGTPRNDGAVALARSQGRYTTDDGYIFNASDIIEDTGDAYIVPHGDHYHYIPKNELSASELAAAEAFLSGRGSLSSSRTYRRQNSDSTPRTNWVPSVSNQGTTNTNTSNNSNTNSQASQSDDIDSLLRQLYKLPLSQRHVESDGLVFDPAQITSRTARGVAVPHGNHYHFIPYEQMSELEERIARIIPLRYSSNHWVPDSRPEQPNPQPNPQPAPNPQPAPSNPIDEKLVKQAVRKVADGYVFEENGVSRYIPAKELSAETAAAIDSKLAKLESLSHKLGAKKTELPSSDREFYNKAYDLLARIHQDLLDNKGRQVDFEALDKLLERLNDASRDKVKLVNDILDFSAPIRHPERLGKPNAQIAYTDDEIQVAKLAGKYTTEDGYIFDPRDITSDEGDAYVTPHMTHSHWIKKDSLSEAERAAAQAYTKEKGLTPPSTDHQNSGNTEAKGAEAIYNRVKAAKKVPLDRMPYNLQHTVEVKNGSLIIPHYDHYHNIKFEWFDEGLYEAPKGYTLEDLFATVKYYVEHPNERPHSDSGWGNASDHVQRNQNGQAGNNQSEKPSVEKPRTEKHEEEKPREEKPQSEKPESPTPSEEPKEESPEEPEEPQVETEKVEEKLREAEDLLGKIQDPITKSNAKETLTGLKNNLLFGAQDNNTIMAEAEKLLALLRESK; translated from the coding sequence ATGAAAATTAATAAAAAATACCTAGCAGGTTCTGCGGCAGCCTTGATTTTAAGTGTTTGTTCTTACGAGTTGGGACTGTATCAAGCTAGAACGGTTAAGGAAAATAATCGTGTTTCCTATATAGATGGAAAACAAGCGACGCAAAAAACGGAGAATTTGACTCCTGATGAAGTCAGTAAAAAAGAAGGCATCAATGCTGAGCAAATCGTCATCAAGATAACAGACCAAGGCTATGTCACTTCACATGGCGACCACTATCATTATTACAATGGAAAGGTTCCTTATGATGCGATTTTTAGTGAAGAATTACTCATGAAGGATCCAAACTATAGGCTAAAAGATGAGGATATTGTTAATGAAGTCAAGGGTGGTTATGTTATCAAGGTAGATGGAAAATACTATGTTTACCTTAAGGATGCTGCCCATGCTGATAATGTCCGTACAAAAGAGGAAATCAATCGACAAAAACAAGAGCATAGTCAGCATCGTGAAGGTGGGACTCCAAGAAACGATGGTGCTGTAGCTCTGGCACGTTCGCAAGGACGTTATACCACAGATGATGGTTACATCTTTAATGCATCTGATATCATTGAAGATACTGGCGATGCTTATATCGTTCCTCATGGTGATCATTACCATTATATTCCTAAGAATGAATTATCAGCTAGCGAATTGGCTGCTGCAGAAGCCTTCCTATCTGGTCGGGGAAGTTTGTCAAGTTCAAGAACCTATCGCCGACAAAATAGCGATAGCACCCCAAGAACTAACTGGGTTCCTTCTGTAAGCAATCAGGGAACTACCAATACTAACACAAGCAACAACAGTAACACTAACAGTCAAGCAAGTCAAAGTGATGACATTGATAGTCTTTTGAGACAGCTCTACAAACTGCCTTTGAGCCAACGACACGTGGAATCAGATGGACTTGTCTTTGATCCAGCGCAAATCACAAGTCGTACAGCCAGAGGTGTAGCTGTCCCTCATGGTAACCATTACCACTTTATCCCTTATGAACAAATGTCTGAATTAGAAGAGCGAATCGCTCGCATCATTCCACTTCGTTACAGTTCGAACCATTGGGTGCCAGATTCAAGACCAGAACAACCAAACCCACAACCGAATCCGCAACCTGCACCAAATCCTCAACCTGCTCCAAGCAATCCAATTGACGAAAAATTGGTCAAACAAGCGGTTCGAAAAGTAGCTGATGGTTATGTCTTTGAAGAGAATGGAGTTTCTCGTTATATCCCAGCCAAGGAACTTTCAGCAGAAACAGCAGCAGCCATTGATAGTAAACTAGCCAAGCTAGAAAGTTTATCTCATAAGCTAGGAGCTAAGAAAACTGAGCTCCCATCTAGTGATCGAGAATTTTACAATAAGGCTTATGACCTACTAGCAAGAATTCATCAAGATTTACTTGATAATAAAGGTCGACAAGTTGATTTTGAGGCCTTGGATAAACTGTTGGAACGTCTCAATGATGCCTCAAGAGATAAAGTCAAGTTAGTGAATGATATTCTTGACTTCTCAGCACCGATTCGTCATCCAGAACGTTTAGGAAAACCAAATGCGCAAATTGCTTATACAGATGATGAGATTCAAGTAGCCAAGTTGGCAGGCAAGTATACAACAGAAGATGGCTATATCTTTGATCCTCGTGATATCACCAGTGATGAGGGGGATGCCTATGTAACTCCGCATATGACCCACAGTCATTGGATTAAGAAAGATAGTTTGTCTGAAGCTGAAAGAGCAGCAGCCCAAGCTTATACTAAAGAGAAAGGTTTGACACCTCCTTCGACTGACCATCAGAATTCAGGAAATACTGAGGCTAAAGGAGCAGAAGCTATCTACAATCGCGTGAAGGCAGCTAAGAAGGTGCCACTTGATCGTATGCCTTACAATCTCCAACATACTGTGGAAGTCAAAAACGGAAGCTTGATTATTCCTCATTATGACCATTACCATAACATCAAATTTGAGTGGTTTGACGAAGGCCTTTATGAGGCACCTAAGGGGTATACTCTGGAGGATCTTTTTGCGACTGTAAAATACTATGTAGAACATCCAAACGAACGTCCGCATTCAGATAGTGGATGGGGCAATGCAAGTGACCATGTTCAAAGAAATCAAAATGGTCAAGCTGGTAACAATCAATCGGAAAAACCATCAGTGGAGAAACCTCGTACAGAAAAACATGAGGAAGAAAAACCTCGCGAAGAGAAACCTCAGAGTGAGAAACCAGAATCTCCAACACCATCAGAGGAGCCAAAAGAAGAATCGCCAGAGGAGCCAGAAGAACCTCAGGTTGAAACTGAAAAGGTTGAAGAAAAACTGAGAGAGGCTGAAGATTTACTCGGAAAAATTCAGGATCCAATTACCAAGTCCAACGCCAAAGAAACTCTCACAGGATTAAAGAATAATTTACTATTTGGCGCCCAAGACAACAATACTATTATGGCAGAAGCTGAAAAACTATTGGCTTTGTTAAGGGAGAGTAAGTAG